A stretch of the Aegilops tauschii subsp. strangulata cultivar AL8/78 chromosome 4, Aet v6.0, whole genome shotgun sequence genome encodes the following:
- the LOC109746713 gene encoding probable auxin efflux carrier component 1b has translation MITAADLYHVLTAVVPLYVAMTLAYGSVRWWRIFTPDQCSGINRFVALFAVPLLSFHFISSNDPFAMNLRFLAADTLQKLAVLALLGLWCRLGNGSLDWLITLFSLSTLPNTLVMGIPLLRGMYGPASAGTLMVQIVVLQCIIWYTLMLFLFEYRGAKMLVMEQFPDTAADIVSFRVDSDVVSLAAGGGADLQAEAEVGEDGRMRVTVRKSTSSRSEAACSHSHSHSHSQSMQPRVSNLSGVEIYSLQSSRNPTPRGSSFNHAEFFNIVGGAKGDEEKGSAGAGNGTGGHSPQPLPQALAGKRKDLHMFVWSSSASPVSERAAGGAMHVFGGGADHGDVLAKGAQAYDEYGRGGGDDFSFRNKNGGVANVDGPTLAKLGSNSTAQLHPKDDGEERAAAMPPASVMTRLILIMVWRKLIRNPNTYSSLIGVVWSLVSYRWGIEMPAIIAKSISILSDAGLGMAMFSLGLFMALQPRIIACGNKLASYAMAVRFLVGPAVMAAASLAVGLRGVLLHIAIVQAALPQGIVPFVFAKEYNVHPNILSTAVIFGMLIALPITLVYYILLGL, from the exons ATGATCACCGCGGCGGACCTCTACCACGTGCTCACGGCCGTCGTGCCGCTCTACGTCGCCATGACGCTCGCCTACGGCTCCGTGCGCTGGTGGCGCATCTTCACCCCCGACCAGTGCTCCGGGATCAACCGCTTCGTCGCGCTCTTCGCCGTCCCGCTCCTCTCCTTCCACTTCATCTCCTCCAACGACCCCTTCGCCATGAACCTCCGCTTCCTCGCCGCCGACACGCTGCAGAAGCTCGCCGTCCTCGCGCTCCTCGGCCTCTGGTGCCGCCTCGGTAACGGCTCCCTCGACTGGCTCATCACCCTCTTCTCCCTCTCCACGCTCCCCAACACGCTCGTCATGGGCATCCCGCTGCTCCGGGGCATGTACGGCCCAGCCAGCGCCGGCACCCTCATGGTGCAGATCGTCGTGCTCCAGTGCATCATCTGGTACACCCTCATGCTCTTCCTCTTCGAGTACCGCGGCGCCAAGATGCTCGTCATGGAGCAGTTCCCCGACACCGCCGCCGACATCGTCTCCTTCCGCGTCGACTCCGACGTCGTCTCCCTCGCCGCCGGAGGCGGGGCCGACCTGCAGGCGGAGGCCGAGGTCGGGGAGGACGGCAGGATGCGGGTCACCGTGCGCAAGTCCACCAGCTCCCGCTCCGAGGCCGCCTGCTCCCACTCGCACTCCCACTCCCACTCGCAGTCCATGCAGCCGCGCGTCTCCAACCTCTCCGGCGTCGAGATATACTCGCTGCAGTCGTCCAGGAACCCCACGCCGCGGGGCTCCAGCTTCAACCACGCCGAGTTCTTCAACATCGTCGGCGGCGCCAAGGGGGACGAGGAGAAGGGCTCCGCCGGGGCTGGCAACGGCACCGGCGGCCACTCGCCCCAGCCGCTGCCGCAGGCATTGGCCGGGAAGCGCAAGGACCTGCACATGTTCGTCTGGAGCTCCAGCGCCTCGCCGGTCTCTGAGCGCGCTGCAGGCGGTGCCATGCATGTCTTCGGCGGTGGCGCCGACCATGGCGACGTCCTCGCCAAAG GTGCTCAGGCCTACGACGAGtacggccgcggcggcggcgacgacttCAGCTTCAGGAACAAGAACGGCGGCGTGGCGAACGTGGACGGGCCGACGCTGGCCAAGCTGGGGTCCAACTCGACCGCGCAGCTGCACCCCAAGGACGACGGCGAGGAGAGGGCGGCCGCGATGCCGCCGGCGAGCGTGATGACGAGGCTCATCCTGATCATGGTGTGGAGGAAGCTGATCAGGAACCCAAACACCTACTCCAGCCTCATCGGCGTCGTCTGGTCCCTCGTCTCCTACAG GTGGGGGATTGAGATGCCGGCGATCATCGCCAAGTCGATTTCGATCTTGTCGGATGCAGGGCTTGGGATGGCCATGTTCAGCCTAG GGTTGTTCATGGCGTTGCAGCCCCGGATCATCGCCTGCGGGAACAAGCTGGCGTCGTACGCGATGGCTGTGAGGTTCCTGGTCGGCCCAGCGGTGATGGCCGCCGCCTCTCTGGCTGTTGGGTTGCGCGGGGTTCTTCTGCACATCGCCATTGTTCAG GCTGCTCTTCCGCAAGGAATCGTGCCCTTCGTGTTCGCCAAGGAGTACAACGTACATCCCAACATTCTCAGCACAGC CGTGATCTTCGGGATGCTGATCGCCCTCCCCATCACACTGGTCTACTACATACTGCTGGGCCTCTGA